From the genome of Vibrio spartinae:
GAACCGAATGTTTCAGACTGATGATGTGAAAATAAAACGAATTAAAGAATTACTCCCGCCGGTAGCCATACTTGAAAAATTTCCGGCAACTGACGTTGCTTCTTCAACAACATTTAATGCGCGTAAAGCCATTCATAATATTCTGAATGACAAAGATGACCGTCTCCTTGTGATTATCGGACCATGTTCTATCCATGATCCTGAAGCCGCAATCGAATATGGCAAGCAGCTGAAAAAAATGCGTGATGAGTTAAGTGATAATCTGGAAATCGTCATGCGTGTCTACTTTGAAAAGCCCCGGACAACGGTTGGCTGGAAAGGTCTCATCAACGACCCGTACATGAATGATACCTATAAGATCAATGAAGGTCTGAAAATCGGGCGTAACCTGTTGCTCGAGCTGACCAATCTGGGCATGCCGACCGCCAGTGAGTTCTTGGACATGATCACCCCCCAATATATTGCCGATCTGATCAGTTGGGGCGCAATCGGGGCGAGAACCACTGAATCACAGGTTCACCGTGAGCTGGCCTCTGGTTTATCATGCCCGGTCGGGTTTAAAAACGGCACCGATGGCAACATCAAAATTGCAGCGGATGCCATTCGCTCAGCACGCGCATCTCACAACTTCCTTTCTGTAACTAAATTTGGTCATTCTGCGATTGTTGAAACCG
Proteins encoded in this window:
- the aroG gene encoding 3-deoxy-7-phosphoheptulonate synthase AroG, with the translated sequence MFQTDDVKIKRIKELLPPVAILEKFPATDVASSTTFNARKAIHNILNDKDDRLLVIIGPCSIHDPEAAIEYGKQLKKMRDELSDNLEIVMRVYFEKPRTTVGWKGLINDPYMNDTYKINEGLKIGRNLLLELTNLGMPTASEFLDMITPQYIADLISWGAIGARTTESQVHRELASGLSCPVGFKNGTDGNIKIAADAIRSARASHNFLSVTKFGHSAIVETAGNPDCHIILRGGKEPNYSAKHVQDVKDKLTETDLPQKVMIDFSHANSSKQYQRQMVVAEDVSAQLANGEEQIFGVMIESHLVAGRQDLVDGQALTYGQSITDACIGWQDTEQVLRQLSAAVEARRKAKAARA